In the genome of Candidatus Methylomirabilota bacterium, the window AAGATCATCGACGGCCTGGCCGCCGACTTCGAGAAGGAGAACCCGGGCATCCGGGTCAAGCCGATCTACGCGGGTACCTACCAGGAGACGATCGTCAAGGTCCTGACCGCGCTCAAGAGCGGCGAGCCGCCCCAGATGTCGGTGCTGCTGTCCACCGACATGTTCACGCTCATCGACGAGGACGCCATCGTGCCGTTCGACGAGAAGGCCACGAGCGCCGAGGACCGCGCCTGGCTCAAGAGCTTCTTCCCGGCCTTCATGCTCAACAGCCAGGCCGGCGGCAAGACCTGGGGCATCCCGTTCCAGCGCTCCACCATCGTGCTGTACTGGAACAAGGAGGCCTTCAAGGAGGCCGGCCTCGATCCAAACAAGCCGCCCGCGACGTGGGCCGAGCAGGTCGAGTACGCCCGGAAGCTGACGAAGCGCGACGCAGGTGGCAACGTCTCGCAGTGGGGCCTCGAGGTGCCGTCGTCCGGCTTCCCGTACTGGCTCTTCCAGGGCTTCACGACCCAGAACGACGTGCTGCTGATGAACCCGGCCGGCAACGAGACCTACTACGACAAGCCGGCGGTGGTGCAGGCCCTGCAGTACTGGGTGGACCTGAGCGCGAAGCACAAGGTGATGCCGAGCGGGATCATCGAGTGGGGCACCACGCCGAAGGATTTCTTCGAGCGCAAGACCGCGATGATGT includes:
- a CDS encoding ABC transporter substrate-binding protein, whose amino-acid sequence is MKARLLAGLLLAALGAGAAPVAAQAPVDVTFYYPVAVGGPVTKIIDGLAADFEKENPGIRVKPIYAGTYQETIVKVLTALKSGEPPQMSVLLSTDMFTLIDEDAIVPFDEKATSAEDRAWLKSFFPAFMLNSQAGGKTWGIPFQRSTIVLYWNKEAFKEAGLDPNKPPATWAEQVEYARKLTKRDAGGNVSQWGLEVPSSGFPYWLFQGFTTQNDVLLMNPAGNETYYDKPAVVQALQYWVDLSAKHKVMPSGIIEWGTTPKDFFERKTAMMWTTTGNLTNVKNNAKFEFGVAMLPAGKRRGSPTGGGNFHIFKKSTPAQQAASLKFIKWVTSPPRAAQWGIDTGYVAVRPDAWETPAMKQYVAGFPAAAVARDQLQYAVAELSTHDNQRVTKALNDGLQAALTGSKTPEQAMKDAQREAERILRPYRR